The following coding sequences lie in one Sphingomonas sp. M1-B02 genomic window:
- a CDS encoding ABC transporter ATP-binding protein: MQSILSISQVSKTYASGHKALDHVDLEIRRGEIFALLGPNGAGKTTLISIICGIVTPSTGTILVDGHDAIHSAREARSRIGLVPQELSVDMFETVMSTLRFSRGLFGRAPNQAHLDQVLKDLSLWDKRDAKIMELSGGMKRRVLIAKALSHEPDILFLDEPTAGVDVSLRRDMWTMIGKLRERGVTIILTTHYIEEAEEMADRVGVINRGQLLLVEEKAALMKKLGKRQMDISLVEPLAAIPPDLAEWHLSLEDEGHMLRYVFDAQAERTGIPSLLRKLADMGVQFKDLDTSKSSLEDIFVDLVGHKEVAA, translated from the coding sequence ATGCAATCCATCCTGTCGATTTCCCAGGTCAGCAAGACCTATGCGTCCGGACACAAGGCGCTCGACCATGTCGATCTCGAAATCCGCCGCGGCGAGATTTTCGCGCTGCTAGGCCCCAATGGCGCGGGCAAGACGACGCTGATCAGCATCATCTGCGGGATCGTCACGCCAAGCACCGGCACGATCCTGGTCGACGGGCATGACGCAATCCATTCGGCGCGCGAGGCGCGGTCGCGGATCGGGCTGGTGCCGCAGGAATTGTCGGTCGACATGTTCGAGACGGTGATGTCGACGCTGCGCTTCAGCCGCGGGCTTTTCGGCAGGGCGCCCAACCAGGCGCATCTCGATCAGGTGCTCAAGGACCTGTCCTTGTGGGACAAGCGCGATGCGAAGATCATGGAATTGTCCGGCGGCATGAAGCGCCGCGTGCTGATCGCCAAGGCGCTCAGCCACGAGCCCGACATCCTGTTCCTCGACGAACCCACCGCGGGGGTCGACGTCTCGCTGCGGCGCGACATGTGGACGATGATCGGCAAGCTGCGCGAGCGCGGCGTCACGATCATCCTGACCACCCATTATATCGAGGAGGCCGAGGAAATGGCCGATCGGGTGGGGGTTATCAACCGGGGCCAGCTGCTGCTGGTCGAGGAGAAGGCCGCGCTGATGAAGAAGCTCGGCAAGCGGCAGATGGATATCTCGCTGGTCGAGCCGCTGGCCGCGATCCCCCCGGATCTGGCCGAATGGCACCTGAGCCTCGAAGATGAGGGGCATATGCTGCGCTACGTCTTCGACGCGCAGGCGGAGCGCACCGGAATCCCGTCGCTGCTGCGCAAGCTTGCCGACATGGGCGTGCAGTTCAAGGATCTCGATACATCGAAATCGAGCCTCGAGGATATTTTCGTCGACCTGGTCGGGCATAAGGAAGTCGCGGCATGA
- the glpX gene encoding class II fructose-bisphosphatase, whose protein sequence is MQTASHILDRVLVLEMVRVTEAAAIAASLLTGRGDEKAADHAAVEAMREALNMLDLDGTVVIGEGERDEAPMLFIGEKVGAAQGKGPKIDIALDPLEGTTICAKAGPNALAVLAVSEEGGLLNAPDVYMDKIAVGPGYPEGVIDLAKSATENVRAVAAAKGVEPNEIIACVLDRPRHEALIAELRAIGCGVMLIGDGDVAGVIATTDPSTTIDIYMGSGGAPEGVLACAALRCVGGQFKGRLIFRNDDERARARKWGITDLDKIYDLTELAKGDCIFAATGVTDGSLLAGVKRLKGKMTTESVVMRASSGTVRWVKGEHRTD, encoded by the coding sequence ATGCAGACCGCCAGCCATATTCTCGATCGTGTCCTCGTGCTCGAGATGGTGCGCGTGACCGAGGCGGCGGCGATCGCCGCCTCGCTGCTCACGGGACGCGGCGACGAGAAAGCGGCGGATCATGCCGCGGTTGAGGCGATGCGCGAGGCGCTCAATATGCTCGATCTCGACGGCACCGTCGTGATCGGCGAGGGCGAGCGCGACGAGGCGCCGATGCTCTTCATTGGCGAAAAGGTCGGCGCGGCGCAGGGCAAGGGCCCCAAGATCGACATCGCGCTCGATCCGCTGGAGGGCACCACGATCTGCGCCAAGGCCGGGCCCAACGCGCTTGCAGTGCTCGCGGTGTCCGAGGAAGGCGGACTGCTCAACGCCCCCGACGTCTATATGGACAAGATCGCGGTCGGCCCGGGCTATCCCGAAGGCGTGATCGATCTCGCCAAGTCCGCCACCGAGAACGTCCGCGCGGTCGCCGCCGCCAAGGGCGTCGAGCCCAACGAGATCATCGCCTGCGTGCTCGATCGCCCGCGCCACGAAGCCTTGATCGCCGAGCTGCGTGCGATCGGCTGCGGGGTGATGCTGATCGGCGATGGCGACGTTGCCGGCGTGATCGCCACCACCGATCCCAGCACGACGATCGACATCTATATGGGTTCGGGCGGCGCGCCCGAGGGCGTGCTGGCCTGCGCGGCGCTGCGCTGCGTCGGCGGCCAGTTCAAGGGCCGGCTGATCTTCCGAAACGACGACGAGCGCGCCCGCGCGCGCAAATGGGGCATCACCGATCTCGACAAGATCTACGACCTGACCGAGCTGGCCAAGGGCGACTGCATCTTCGCCGCCACCGGCGTGACCGACGGCTCGCTGCTCGCCGGCGTCAAGCGGCTCAAGGGCAAGATGACCACCGAGAGCGTCGTGATGCGCGCCAGCTCGGGCACGGTGCGCTGGGTCAAGGGCGAGCATCGCACCGACTGA
- a CDS encoding homoserine dehydrogenase, with protein MTEPLRIALAGLGTVGGGVIRLLDTNGALIERRAGRPIEIVAVSARDRSKDRGVDIARFDWVDDPAELARHARADVVVELVGGSDGPALTLARNALSAGKSFVTANKAMIAHHGLELARAAEQAGLALKFEAAVAGGVPVIKGLREGAAANVIGSVYGILNGTCNFILSKMEAEGRDFADILGEAQRLGYAEADPSFDIDGVDAAHKLSILASIAFGTQPAFDDVAVTGVRHVIAADIAEAAALGYRIRLVGVADSGPHGLFQRVHPHLVPLGHPLAHVVGSTNAVVVESNFAGRLLFQGAGAGDGPTASAVVADLIDIARGEFGPPFAMPADSLVAQDAADSGERRARAYVRFTVADKVGVLAEIAASMRDAGVSIESLIQRGAQPDGSVLVAIVTHEGPERSVAQALEKLRGSTSLVGEPMWMHILDD; from the coding sequence ATGACCGAACCGCTTCGCATCGCACTCGCCGGGCTGGGCACCGTCGGCGGCGGCGTCATCCGCCTGCTCGACACCAATGGCGCGCTGATCGAACGGCGCGCCGGGCGTCCGATCGAGATCGTCGCGGTGTCGGCGCGCGACCGGAGCAAGGATCGCGGCGTCGACATCGCCCGCTTCGACTGGGTCGACGATCCCGCCGAGCTTGCGCGACACGCCCGCGCCGACGTCGTGGTCGAGTTGGTCGGCGGATCGGACGGACCCGCGCTCACCCTCGCGCGCAACGCATTGAGCGCAGGCAAGAGCTTCGTCACCGCCAACAAGGCGATGATCGCGCATCACGGCCTCGAACTCGCCCGCGCCGCCGAGCAGGCCGGGCTCGCGCTGAAATTCGAAGCCGCGGTCGCGGGCGGCGTGCCGGTGATCAAGGGGCTCCGAGAAGGCGCCGCCGCCAACGTGATCGGCAGCGTCTATGGCATCCTCAACGGCACCTGCAATTTCATCCTCTCGAAGATGGAGGCCGAAGGCCGCGACTTCGCCGATATCCTCGGCGAAGCCCAGCGGCTCGGCTATGCCGAGGCCGATCCCAGCTTCGACATCGACGGCGTCGACGCCGCGCACAAGCTCTCGATCCTCGCCAGCATCGCCTTCGGCACCCAGCCCGCCTTCGACGACGTCGCCGTCACCGGCGTCCGCCACGTCATCGCCGCCGACATCGCCGAGGCGGCCGCGCTCGGTTACCGGATCCGGCTGGTCGGCGTCGCCGATTCGGGGCCGCACGGACTGTTCCAGCGCGTCCATCCGCACCTCGTGCCGCTCGGCCATCCGCTCGCGCATGTCGTCGGCTCGACCAACGCCGTTGTGGTCGAGAGCAATTTCGCCGGTCGCCTGCTGTTCCAGGGCGCCGGCGCCGGCGACGGCCCCACCGCCAGCGCCGTAGTCGCCGACTTGATCGACATCGCGCGCGGCGAATTCGGCCCCCCATTTGCGATGCCCGCCGACTCGCTGGTCGCGCAGGACGCCGCCGACAGCGGCGAGCGCCGCGCCCGCGCCTATGTCCGCTTCACTGTCGCCGACAAGGTGGGCGTGCTCGCCGAGATTGCCGCGTCGATGCGCGACGCCGGCGTCTCGATCGAAAGCCTGATCCAGCGCGGCGCCCAGCCCGACGGCAGCGTCCTGGTGGCGATCGTCACGCATGAAGGCCCCGAGCGCAGCGTCGCCCAGGCGCTGGAGAAGCTGCGGGGCTCGACCAGCCTCGTCGGTGAGCCGATGTGGATGCACATCCTCGATGATTAA
- a CDS encoding multidrug effflux MFS transporter — protein sequence MAEPHPSTDSANRAPLAFGEFVTLIAAMMALTALGIDSMLPALPAIGDSLGVAEPNHRQFVITTYLLGFAIAQLAYGPLSDRYGRRPVLGTALILFVITSAVAAISGSFVLLLIARAAMGAAAAGARVVTVALVRDCFSGRAMARVMSLAFMVFMAAPIFAPAFGQGVLWAGGSWRMIFWGVAAVSTLVAVWFWWRMPETLGRGSRQSLQPARILSDYGLVLRDRCAVGYTIATALLSGGLFGFIGSIQQIMEEVFHRPEMLTLIFAAVASTMAVGSFLNSRIVMKLGTRRISHTALALLVLISAVHLLVALSGLETLWSFAILQALMMGCFGLATSNFSAMAMERMGEIAGTASSLQGFVTTLAGALIGAQIGQMFDGTTVPLYAGFLLMGVIAFAVVAIAERGRMFRPT from the coding sequence ATGGCCGAGCCGCACCCCTCCACCGATTCCGCCAACCGCGCGCCGCTGGCGTTCGGCGAGTTCGTCACGTTGATCGCGGCGATGATGGCGCTGACTGCGCTCGGCATCGATTCGATGCTGCCGGCGCTGCCTGCGATCGGTGACAGCCTGGGCGTGGCCGAGCCGAATCATCGCCAGTTCGTGATCACCACCTATCTGCTCGGCTTCGCGATCGCGCAGCTAGCCTACGGTCCACTGTCCGATCGCTATGGCCGGCGCCCGGTGCTGGGCACCGCGCTGATCCTGTTCGTGATCACCAGCGCGGTGGCGGCGATCTCGGGAAGCTTCGTGCTGCTGCTGATCGCGCGCGCGGCGATGGGCGCAGCGGCGGCGGGCGCGCGCGTCGTGACGGTGGCGCTGGTGCGCGACTGTTTCTCGGGGCGGGCGATGGCGCGGGTGATGAGCCTGGCCTTCATGGTGTTCATGGCCGCGCCGATCTTCGCACCCGCCTTCGGGCAAGGCGTGCTGTGGGCGGGCGGATCGTGGCGGATGATCTTCTGGGGCGTGGCTGCGGTCTCGACGCTGGTTGCCGTCTGGTTCTGGTGGCGGATGCCCGAGACGCTCGGCCGCGGATCGCGCCAGTCGCTCCAGCCCGCACGCATCCTGAGCGACTATGGCCTGGTGCTGCGCGATCGCTGCGCAGTCGGCTATACGATCGCCACGGCGCTGCTGTCGGGCGGCCTGTTCGGCTTCATCGGATCGATTCAGCAGATCATGGAAGAGGTCTTCCATCGTCCTGAAATGCTGACGCTGATCTTTGCAGCGGTGGCGAGCACGATGGCGGTCGGCTCCTTCCTGAATTCGCGGATCGTGATGAAGCTCGGGACGAGACGGATCTCGCACACCGCACTGGCCCTGTTGGTGCTGATCTCGGCGGTGCACCTGCTCGTTGCACTCTCGGGTCTCGAGACGCTGTGGAGCTTCGCCATCCTGCAGGCGCTGATGATGGGCTGCTTCGGGCTCGCCACCTCCAACTTCTCGGCGATGGCGATGGAGCGGATGGGCGAGATCGCCGGCACCGCTTCCAGTCTGCAGGGATTCGTGACCACGCTGGCCGGCGCCCTGATCGGCGCGCAGATCGGGCAAATGTTCGACGGCACCACCGTGCCGCTCTACGCGGGGTTCCTGCTGATGGGCGTGATCGCCTTTGCAGTCGTCGCGATTGCGGAACGGGGCAGGATGTTCCGGCCGACTTGA
- a CDS encoding MliC family protein produces the protein MRLCFPLVLVLAGCNAGPADDAIQTGNLAETAGGSTPLPAAGPTGEPEPYTPPALGEPGGLPDDRTPISEAPFTEDSAQGAANIVQTYYALIAEGKYAQAFRLWEPGAAGMTASAFAESFDRYSDYRANIGAPGRIEAGAGQRFVIVPVQVYGRLKEGARPFNMLGSLTLHRVEVDGATPDRRRWRIRSSAIKPTPGVAAPAPQPTENNRSTARYRCIDGSRLVANFDPDNDRVTVARGGKVLATLRGERSVSGSRYNANGFELRAKGNDMTFTAPGEPPIACAVIR, from the coding sequence ATGCGCCTGTGCTTCCCGCTCGTCCTGGTCCTGGCCGGCTGCAACGCCGGTCCCGCGGACGATGCCATTCAGACGGGCAATCTTGCGGAGACCGCGGGAGGATCGACACCGCTGCCGGCGGCGGGCCCGACGGGTGAGCCGGAGCCCTATACCCCGCCTGCACTCGGCGAACCCGGTGGCCTGCCCGACGATCGCACCCCGATCAGCGAGGCGCCTTTCACCGAGGATAGCGCGCAAGGCGCGGCGAATATCGTCCAGACCTATTATGCGCTGATCGCCGAAGGCAAATATGCGCAGGCCTTTCGGCTGTGGGAGCCGGGCGCCGCCGGCATGACCGCAAGCGCGTTCGCGGAGAGCTTCGATCGCTATTCCGATTATCGTGCCAATATCGGCGCGCCCGGTCGGATCGAGGCGGGAGCGGGTCAGCGCTTCGTGATCGTGCCGGTTCAGGTCTACGGCCGGCTGAAGGAAGGTGCGCGGCCGTTCAACATGCTGGGCAGCCTCACACTCCACCGCGTCGAGGTGGATGGCGCGACCCCGGATCGGCGGCGCTGGCGCATCCGCAGCAGCGCGATCAAGCCGACCCCCGGCGTAGCGGCACCTGCCCCGCAACCGACAGAGAATAATCGCTCGACCGCGCGCTATCGCTGCATCGACGGATCGCGGCTGGTCGCCAATTTCGATCCCGATAACGATCGCGTCACCGTCGCGCGCGGCGGCAAGGTGCTGGCGACGCTGCGGGGCGAGCGCTCGGTGTCCGGCAGCCGTTACAACGCAAATGGCTTCGAGCTTCGCGCCAAGGGCAACGATATGACCTTCACCGCGCCCGGCGAGCCGCCAATCGCCTGCGCCGTCATTCGCTGA
- a CDS encoding acyl-CoA thioesterase gives MTPYTASITAGPEDIDILGHVNNAVWVKWIQDVAVAHWHAIATPAHDAAYVWVVTRHEIDYRRSLLVGETVTAETWVSEPPRGARFDRHVRFTGADGKVRVEAKTTWAVMDRATGRLVRVPADLAALFLA, from the coding sequence ATGACGCCCTATACCGCTTCGATTACCGCCGGCCCCGAGGACATCGACATCCTCGGCCACGTCAACAATGCTGTGTGGGTCAAGTGGATCCAGGACGTGGCGGTGGCGCATTGGCACGCGATCGCCACGCCCGCGCACGACGCGGCCTATGTGTGGGTCGTGACGCGGCACGAGATCGACTATCGGCGGAGCCTGCTGGTGGGCGAGACCGTCACCGCCGAGACCTGGGTGAGTGAGCCGCCGCGGGGCGCGCGGTTCGACCGCCATGTTCGTTTCACCGGGGCCGACGGGAAGGTGCGGGTGGAGGCGAAGACCACCTGGGCGGTGATGGACCGGGCGACCGGGCGGCTGGTGCGGGTGCCGGCGGATTTGGCGGCGCTGTTTCTGGCTTAG
- a CDS encoding DNA primase, which produces MGGYQIPSQGPNDDGFDEEGYDESQRAEIIEVTQDAPSNGTILTDIPIDLGDDDVEAEDELNMVDGEIAGEDDDAELDEDDLDEDEIQDDLDDDDVDEDDLDDGDEVALQP; this is translated from the coding sequence ATGGGCGGTTACCAGATCCCCTCACAAGGCCCCAATGACGACGGCTTCGACGAAGAAGGCTATGACGAGAGCCAGCGCGCCGAGATCATCGAAGTCACCCAGGACGCCCCCAGCAACGGCACGATCCTGACCGACATCCCGATCGACCTGGGCGACGACGACGTCGAAGCAGAGGATGAGCTCAATATGGTCGATGGCGAGATCGCGGGCGAGGATGACGACGCGGAACTCGACGAGGACGATCTGGACGAGGACGAGATTCAAGACGATCTCGACGACGATGACGTCGATGAAGACGATCTCGACGATGGCGACGAAGTGGCGCTGCAGCCCTGA
- a CDS encoding isopenicillin N synthase family dioxygenase, with translation MLDTLSEITPVSLADQRSDPEGFAQAFGSSFQRFGFAVVQDHGIPQPLIERAWAMTKAFFDLPEAQKRALVLEGGGGARGYTPFKTEIAKGASHVDLKEFWHVGRELAKGHRFESSMAPNIWPDRPEGFRETFLELFQAFDDAGDKLLSAIARYLGLAPDWFDPAVKDGNSVLRLLHYPPVPADAPEVRAGAHEDINLITLLLGAEEAGLELLDRDGKWLAVKPPADALVVNVGDMLQRLTNHVLPSTTHRVVNPPPERRGHARYSMPFFLHPAPDFLIQTLPGTISAERPNRYPEPITAHDYLHERLVEIGLIKK, from the coding sequence ATGCTCGACACGCTCTCAGAAATCACCCCGGTCTCGCTGGCCGACCAGCGCTCCGATCCCGAAGGCTTCGCGCAGGCGTTCGGCAGCTCGTTCCAGCGCTTCGGCTTCGCCGTGGTCCAGGATCATGGCATTCCCCAGCCGCTGATCGAGCGCGCCTGGGCGATGACGAAGGCCTTCTTCGACCTCCCCGAGGCGCAGAAGCGCGCGCTCGTGCTTGAAGGCGGCGGCGGCGCGCGCGGCTATACCCCGTTCAAGACCGAGATCGCCAAGGGCGCGAGCCATGTCGACCTCAAGGAATTCTGGCACGTCGGCCGCGAGCTGGCCAAGGGCCATCGCTTCGAGTCGAGCATGGCCCCCAATATCTGGCCCGATCGGCCCGAGGGGTTCCGCGAAACCTTCCTCGAACTGTTCCAGGCATTCGACGATGCAGGGGACAAATTGCTCTCGGCGATCGCGCGCTATCTGGGGCTCGCGCCCGACTGGTTCGATCCCGCGGTCAAGGACGGCAATTCGGTCCTGCGCCTGCTGCATTATCCCCCCGTACCCGCCGACGCCCCCGAAGTCCGCGCCGGCGCGCATGAGGATATCAACCTGATCACGCTGCTGCTCGGCGCCGAGGAAGCCGGGCTGGAACTGCTCGATCGCGACGGCAAATGGCTCGCGGTCAAGCCGCCCGCCGACGCGCTGGTGGTCAATGTCGGCGACATGCTCCAGCGGCTCACCAACCATGTCCTCCCCTCGACCACCCACCGCGTGGTCAACCCGCCGCCCGAGCGCCGCGGCCACGCCCGCTATTCGATGCCCTTCTTCCTCCACCCCGCGCCCGATTTCCTGATCCAGACGCTGCCGGGCACGATCAGCGCCGAGCGGCCCAACCGCTACCCGGAGCCGATCACCGCGCACGACTATCTCCACGAGCGGCTCGTCGAGATCGGGCTGATCAAGAAATAA
- a CDS encoding ABC transporter permease → MTGVNFYGIWAIYRFEMARTLRTLWQSIVTPVITTSLYFIVFGGAIGSRIDSIDGVNYGSFLVPGLIMLSLLTQSIANASIGIYFPKFTGTVFELLSAPISALEMVVGYVGAAATKSIIIGLIILATSAFFVPLRIDHPLAMLAFLVLTSITFSMFGFIIGIWAKGFEQLNIVPALLVTPLTFLGGAFYSITMLPQPWQTISLFNPVVYLVSGFRWSFFGKGDVDIWWSLGFTGLFLLLCLGLIVAIFKTGYRLKN, encoded by the coding sequence ATGACCGGCGTCAATTTCTACGGCATCTGGGCGATATATCGCTTCGAGATGGCGCGCACGCTGCGCACCCTGTGGCAGAGCATCGTCACCCCGGTGATCACCACCTCGCTCTATTTCATCGTCTTCGGCGGGGCGATCGGCAGTCGGATCGATTCGATCGACGGGGTGAATTACGGCAGCTTCCTGGTGCCCGGGCTGATCATGCTCTCGCTATTGACGCAGAGCATCGCGAACGCGTCGATCGGCATCTACTTCCCCAAATTCACCGGCACGGTGTTCGAGCTGCTCTCGGCGCCGATTTCCGCGCTCGAAATGGTGGTTGGCTATGTCGGCGCGGCGGCGACCAAGTCGATCATCATCGGGCTGATCATCCTCGCCACCTCGGCCTTCTTCGTCCCGCTGCGGATCGATCATCCGCTGGCGATGCTGGCTTTCCTGGTGCTGACCTCGATCACCTTCAGCATGTTCGGCTTCATCATCGGCATCTGGGCGAAGGGGTTCGAGCAGCTGAACATCGTGCCGGCTTTGCTGGTGACGCCGCTGACCTTCCTGGGCGGGGCTTTCTATTCGATCACGATGCTGCCCCAGCCGTGGCAGACGATCAGCCTGTTCAACCCGGTCGTCTATCTGGTGAGCGGGTTCCGCTGGAGCTTCTTCGGCAAGGGGGATGTCGATATCTGGTGGAGCCTGGGGTTCACCGGGCTATTCCTGCTGCTGTGCCTCGGGTTGATCGTGGCGATCTTCAAGACCGGGTATCGGCTCAAAAACTGA
- a CDS encoding CocE/NonD family hydrolase — translation MKFVALAALAAPLSALPAQQAPQAQQKPAAPFTYEEVMVPMRDGAKLQTVILRPTAKTGKLPILLQRTPYGVPAGAPPAIPAAMRFLMADGYILVFQNMRGQFKSDGDFTMSMAIDAKGPKGTDEATDGYDSVDWLVKNVAGNNGRVGMMGVSYPGYAAAISLARPHPALKAVSPQAAWNDWWIHDDLHRYGAMRLSYATDWLFSLQNNDRGEDFDYGGKVPVDTYDWFLKLGPVENLDKLYFKGSVPRLTEMIEHPDYDDFWKRQRWTDKLGRTTVPTLHVAGFWDQEDPLGTWKIYEKMEAQDPNGLNMIVAGPWAHGTWRGPGSDVGYIKFGKESGIDFLRDIEAPFFAHWLHGKGARPAFEARIFQSGSWEWKSYPKWPAPAATATNLYLQPDGSLSFTAPADAALCREYVSDPANPVPFRERPISRTYPSQEWRWWEAADQRFVDHRPDVLSYVSAPLEADLTVTGEVTAKLMASTSGTDSDMVVKLIDVLPDDYEQPRSGALGDYPRTLNGYQFPIAMDVRRGRYLQSFEKATPLVANQVIAWDVPLRSHDHVFKKGHRIMVQVQSSWFPMLDRNPQKFVPNIYKAKPEDFVKATQRVCGGSMVTLPVIR, via the coding sequence ATGAAATTTGTAGCGCTGGCAGCACTCGCCGCGCCCCTCTCCGCGCTCCCCGCCCAGCAAGCGCCGCAAGCCCAGCAAAAGCCTGCCGCGCCTTTCACCTACGAAGAAGTCATGGTCCCGATGCGCGACGGCGCAAAGCTCCAGACGGTGATCCTGCGCCCGACGGCCAAGACCGGCAAGCTGCCGATACTGCTCCAGCGCACGCCCTATGGCGTGCCCGCCGGCGCCCCGCCCGCAATCCCCGCGGCGATGCGCTTCCTGATGGCGGACGGCTATATCCTCGTCTTCCAGAACATGCGCGGCCAGTTCAAATCGGACGGCGATTTCACCATGTCGATGGCGATCGACGCAAAGGGGCCCAAAGGCACCGACGAAGCCACCGACGGCTATGACAGCGTCGACTGGCTGGTGAAGAATGTCGCCGGCAACAATGGCAGGGTCGGGATGATGGGAGTCTCCTATCCCGGTTATGCCGCGGCGATTTCGCTCGCCCGGCCGCATCCCGCGCTCAAGGCAGTCAGCCCGCAGGCGGCGTGGAACGACTGGTGGATCCACGACGATCTCCACCGCTACGGGGCGATGCGGCTGTCCTACGCGACCGATTGGCTGTTCAGCCTCCAGAACAATGATCGGGGCGAGGATTTCGACTATGGCGGCAAGGTGCCCGTCGACACCTATGACTGGTTCTTGAAGCTCGGACCCGTCGAGAATCTCGACAAGCTCTATTTCAAGGGCAGCGTGCCGCGGCTGACCGAGATGATCGAGCATCCCGACTATGACGATTTCTGGAAGCGCCAACGCTGGACCGACAAGCTCGGCCGAACGACAGTACCCACCCTCCACGTCGCCGGCTTCTGGGATCAGGAAGACCCGCTCGGCACCTGGAAAATCTATGAGAAGATGGAGGCGCAGGATCCGAACGGCCTGAACATGATCGTCGCCGGTCCCTGGGCGCACGGCACCTGGCGCGGCCCCGGCAGCGACGTCGGCTATATCAAGTTCGGCAAGGAGAGCGGGATCGATTTCCTGCGTGATATCGAGGCGCCCTTCTTCGCGCACTGGCTGCACGGCAAGGGCGCCAGGCCCGCCTTCGAGGCGCGCATCTTCCAGAGCGGCTCGTGGGAGTGGAAATCCTATCCCAAATGGCCTGCCCCCGCCGCGACCGCGACCAATCTCTACCTCCAGCCCGACGGTTCGCTGTCCTTCACCGCGCCCGCCGACGCTGCCTTGTGCCGCGAATATGTCTCGGACCCTGCCAACCCGGTGCCCTTCCGCGAGCGCCCGATCTCGCGCACCTATCCCTCGCAGGAATGGCGCTGGTGGGAGGCTGCCGACCAGCGTTTCGTCGATCACCGCCCCGACGTGCTCAGCTATGTCAGCGCCCCGCTCGAGGCCGACCTCACCGTCACCGGCGAAGTCACGGCGAAGCTGATGGCCTCGACCTCGGGCACCGACAGCGACATGGTGGTCAAGCTGATCGACGTGCTGCCCGACGATTATGAGCAGCCAAGATCAGGCGCACTCGGCGACTATCCGCGCACGCTCAACGGCTACCAATTCCCGATCGCGATGGACGTCCGCCGTGGCCGCTATCTGCAGAGCTTCGAGAAAGCGACGCCGCTCGTTGCCAACCAGGTCATCGCCTGGGACGTGCCGCTGCGGTCGCACGATCACGTCTTCAAGAAAGGGCATCGGATCATGGTCCAGGTCCAGTCGAGCTGGTTTCCGATGCTCGATCGTAACCCGCAGAAGTTCGTGCCGAACATCTACAAGGCCAAGCCAGAGGATTTCGTGAAGGCGACCCAGCGGGTGTGCGGGGGATCGATGGTGACGCTGCCGGTCATAAGATAA